A section of the Humulus lupulus chromosome 2, drHumLupu1.1, whole genome shotgun sequence genome encodes:
- the LOC133817426 gene encoding NAC domain-containing protein 73-like: MTRCNVEERSGVLDQTIINAPDHPHPHHHIDHEGRKDDHNLIIRTCPSCGHQIKCQDQAGIHHLPGLPAGVKFDPTDQELLEHLEGKVRSETCKVHPLIDEFIPTIDGENGICYTHPQKLPGVSKDGLVRHFFHRPSKAYTTGTRKRRKVHTDADGGETRWHKTGKTRPVFVGGRVKGYKKILVLYTNYGKQRKPEKTNWVMHQYHLGNNEEEKEGELVVSKVFYQTQPRQCGSVMKDLLNPANNHNHNNNLLMKGQNDESFVEYSCNIPNSYISFEHGAQNGGTTPEMVTHFGAGSFVS, from the exons ATGACCAGGTGCAATGTTGAAGAGCGTAGTGGAGTACTCGACCAAACAATCATTAATGCGCCTGATCATCCTCATCCTCATCATCATATCGATCATGAAGGTCGCAAAGATGATCATAACCTAATCATCAGAACTTGTCCTTCATGTGGTCATCAGATCAAATGTCAAGACcag gCTGGAATTCATCATTTGCCGGGTCTACCAGCTGGTGTGAAGTTTGATCCGACAGATCAAGAGCTTCTTGAACATTTGGAAGGGAAGGTACGTTCTGAGACATGCAAGGTTCACCCTCTCATAGATGAGTTCATCCCTACTATTGATGGAGAGAATGGGATTTGCTACACTCATCCACAGAAGTTGCCag GAGTCAGCAAAGATGGCCTAGTGCGTCACTTCTTCCATCGGCCTTCCAAGGCGTACACGACCGGAACTAGGAAGAGACGGAAGGTCCACACCGACGCCGACGGCGGCGAGACCCGGTGGCACAAGACGGGTAAGACCCGACCCGTTTTCGTTGGGGGAAGGGTCAAAGGGTACAAAAAGATACTTGTTCTCTACACAAACTATGGGAAGCAAAGAAAGCCTGAGAAGACTAATTGGGTTATGCACCAATACCACTTGGGGAACAACGAAGAGGAGAAAGAAGGAGAGTTAGTGGTGTCCAAAGTGTTCTACCAAACGCAGCCTAGACAATGTGGTTCGGTCATGAAAGACTTGCTTAATCCAGCTAACAATCATAATCATAATAACAACTTGCTCATGAAGGGACAAAACGACGAGTCGTTTGTTGAGTATTCATGCAATATTCCTAATTCTTACATATCCTTTGAGCATGGTGCCCAAAATGGAGGAACCACTCCTGAAATGGTGACCCATTTTGGAGCTGGTTCTTTCGTTTCATGA
- the LOC133817424 gene encoding uncharacterized protein LOC133817424, with product MKFTDSPVIELPVRNAVLSIQQDNGSFHVGTSVWPCSLVLVKFAERWAPLPGPNPRPTTTANPYAQLLDFGSKRGVELGAGCGAAGMGFYLLGLTDVVLTDISPVMPALKRNLKNNKPVLAKTLKHSVLYWNNADQIKSLKPPYDFVLATDVVYIEESVGPLISAMEALVADDGVVLLGYQLRSPEAHKLFWEMSEKVFAIEKVPHEDLHPEYAFEEADVYIFRKKKKEKEEETKEVIP from the coding sequence ATGAAGTTCACAGACTCCCCGGTGATAGAGCTACCGGTGCGCAACGCCGTCCTCTCTATTCAACAGGACAACGGCTCCTTTCACGTGGGCACCTCCGTCTGGCCCTGCTCCTTAGTCCTCGTCAAGTTCGCCGAGCGTTGGGCCCCGCTCCCGGGCCCAAACCCAAGGCCCACAACCACAGCCAACCCTTATGCCCAACTCCTCGACTTCGGCTCCAAGCGGGGCGTGGAGCTCGGCGCCGGCTGCGGAGCCGCCGGCATGGGCTTTTACCTACTCGGTCTGACGGACGTCGTCCTCACCGACATCTCCCCGGTCATGCCCGCACTGAAGCGAAACCTCAAGAACAATAAACCCGTGCTCGCCAAAACCCTAAAGCACTCCGTCCTCTACTGGAACAACGCCGATCAGATCAAGTCCCTCAAACCTCCGTACGACTTCGTTTTGGCCACGGATGTCGTCTACATTGAGGAGTCGGTGGGTCCGCTGATTTCGGCCATGGAGGCTTTGGTAGCGGACGACGGCGTCGTTTTGCTCGGTTACCAGTTGAGGTCCCCTGAAGCCCATAAGCTGTTCTGGGAAATGTCTGAGAAGGTGTTTGCAATCGAGAAGGTTCCGCACGAGGATTTGCACCCAGAATACGCGTTCGAAGAGGCTGATGTATATATAtttaggaagaagaagaaggagaaggaggaaGAGACGAAGGAAGTTATCCCATGA
- the LOC133817425 gene encoding homeobox-leucine zipper protein ATHB-52-like, whose product MDFQCLDILTDETKQNQDLSKPLTQQRRTRRLTQAQVRLLETSFTSDHKLQSERKLHLAAKLGLSPRQVAIWYQNRRARHKTQTVEFDYRSIQLKLDDVLAEKKRLEREVGMLKHELNRAREMLLRASGNDGGGRSSPDASLPSVISTSGVDDHGSSSSLQNYYTFGTENVAELPVGELYTCLSPWP is encoded by the coding sequence atggatTTCCAGTGCCTTGACATACTAACTGATGAGACAAAACAAAACCAAGACCTCTCAAAACCACTCACACAGCAGCGCAGAACTAGAAGGCTAACCCAAGCTCAAGTAAGGCTCTTGGAAACGAGCTTCACCAGTGATCACAAGCTCCAATCGGAACGCAAGCTACATCTTGCTGCTAAGCTTGGGCTCTCCCCAAGACAGGTTGCCATCTGGTACCAGAACCGGCGAGCCCGCCACAAGACACAGACAGTAGAGTTTGATTACAGAAGTATCCAGCTGAAACTGGACGATGTCTTGGCGGAAAAGAAAAGGCTCGAGCGAGAGGTTGGGATGCTTAAACACGAGCTGAACAGGGCTCGGGAGATGCTGCTTCGCGCATCAGGCAACGATGGCGGTGGCCGCTCCTCGCCCGACGCTTCTCTTCCTTCTGTTATCTCCACATCCGGTGTGGATGATCATGGTAGTTCAAGCTCGCTTCAGAATTATTATACCTTCGGAACAGAAAATGTAGCTGAGCTGCCGGTGGGGGAGCTGTATACTTGCTTGTCTCCTTGGCCTTAA